The proteins below are encoded in one region of Salvelinus fontinalis isolate EN_2023a chromosome 10, ASM2944872v1, whole genome shotgun sequence:
- the LOC129863453 gene encoding RNA-binding protein 4-like, which produces MESTDKNEAIKLFVGNLALDTSQEDLTQLFGPYGQVVTCSVLRQFAFIHLQGDGAADLAIRELNGREFRGRNLVVEESRGRPMHSTKVFVGNLSAMCSAEDLQELFQTFGKVLECDKVKARLSSSAGYAFVHMERKEDAVQAIEALHGTTFKGRPLSVELSNVQPSNPTTTTAKAPVMSHYATENPSINPHMEHHQSQAAVLAAAVAAAAGLPLQVQQSLHNSVYNTTSFDPTYAALKGMTAASATDGTPVSPAVYGALASQVYGSVADQVYDSIANQAASYQNSATPDTEGYSNQYDPTAGEAPSAQAAVNPAYGGASALYNASSAYGSMGGAEPTAQAIFEAARARFFQQGQQVLAEQQMGTKSGDRDRSPVRRSTPLLPDPVPQPFPQPRPKRRALLPTPPGRPEDPAADRDPIARCYAEYYQQVQQYQQYQQYQQQYQQYQYGYPPPAPTQMPPTMPNYQMPMQAPPPTEAHNLEAPATYAPARAYEPPPSHKEPLLRRPDYSHMPEHR; this is translated from the exons ATGGAGTCAACGGATAAGAACGAAGCTATAAAGCTCTTTGTGGGGAACCTGGCTTTGGACACCTCTCAGGAGGACCTGACACAGCTCTTTGGGCCATATGGACAGGTGGTCACCTGCAGTGTACTCAGGCAGTTTGCCTTCATCCATCTCCAGGGAGATGGTGCTGCTGATCTAGCCATAAGGGAACTGAATGGACGGGAGTTCCGTGGCCGCAACCTGGTGGTTGAAGAGTCCCGCGGAAGGCCCATGCATTCCACCAAGGTGTTTGTGGGGAACCTCAGTGCCATGTGTTCTGCTGAGGACCTGCAAGAGCTCTTTCAGACCTTTGGGAAAGTTCTGGAGTGTGATAAGGTCAAAG CGAGGCTCTCCTCCTCTGCGGGCTATGCCTTTGTACACATGGAGCGGAAGGAGGATGCAGTGCAGGCTATTGAGGCTCTCCATGGGACCACCTTCAAAGGCCGACCGCTCTCTGTGGAGCTCTCCAATGTGCAGCCCAGTAATCCCACCACGACTACAGCAAAGGCCCCCGTCATGAGTCACTATGCCACTGAAAACCCCTCCATCAACCCTCATATGGAGCACCACCAGAGTCAGGCTGCTGTACTGGCTGCTGCCGTTGCTGCAGCAGCAGGTCTGCCTCTTCAGGTGCAGCAGAGCTTGCACAACTCTGTCTACAACACAACAAGCTTTGATCCCACGTACGCTGCGCTAAAGGGCATGACGGCAGCCAGCGCCACAGATGGTACTCCAGTGAGCCCTGCGGTCTACGGTGCCCTCGCCAGCCAGGTGTACGGCTCTGTAGCGGATCAGGTATACGACTCTATAGCCAACCAGGCAGCCAGCTATCAGAATTCAGCCACACCGGACACAGAAGGCTACAGTAACCAGTACGACCCCACAGCTGGAGAGGCACCGTCAGCCCAAGCTGCTGTCAACCCGGCCTACGGTGGCGCCTCGGCCCTCTACAACGCCAGCTCAGCCTATGGCTCCATGGGGGGTGCAGAACCCACTGCCCAGGCCATCTTTGAGGCAGCACGTGCCCGCTTCTTCCAGCAGGGTCAGCAGGTTCTAGCTGAGCAGCAGATGGGGACAAAGTCAGGGGACAGGGATCGCAGCCCAGTACGCCGCTCCACCCCACTGCTGCCTGACCCTGTGCCCCAGCCCTTCCCCCAGCCACGCCCCAAACGCCGCGCCCTCCTCCCAACGCCACCCGGCCGACCAGAGGACCCGGCTGCTGATAGAGACCCCATTGCCAG ATGCTATGCAGAGTACTATCAGCAGGTCCAGCAGTACCAACAGTACCAGCAGTACCAACAACAGTACCAGCAGTACCAATATGGCTACCCTCCTCCAGCCCCGACCCAGATGCCCCCCACAATGCCCAACTACCAGATGCCCATGCAGGCCCCGCCCCCGACGGAGGCCCACAACCTGGAAGCGCCTGCTACCTACGCCCCAGCTAGAGCGTATGAACCGCCTCCATCACACAAGGAGCCCCTCCTCCGCCGCCCTGACTACTCCCACATGCCAGAGCACCGATAA